The nucleotide sequence GGAAGTTCGCCTCGTCCACCGTGAACACCTGATGGGCGTCGTAGTGGTCGATGTCCAGGTGGATCGCGGTCAGTGGCAGACCGTGGTCCCGGTAGCCCGCGACGATCCGCCGCACCTCCCGCTCGCTCCCGAAGCCCCACCGCGCGTGATGATGCCCCAACGCCCAAGCGGGCGGCAGCGCCGGAGCCCCTGTGAGGGCGGCCCAGGCATGCAGCACGCGCGCGGGGGTGCCCACGATCACCCAACAGCGCAGCGGCCCCCCGTCCATCCGCAGCTCCGACGTCCCGGCCCGGTCGTGCCCCGACCCGGCGCCTTCCTGGCCCTCGCGCAGCGTCACCGTGCCGTCCCACGTGGTGTCGTGGAACACCAGATGCGTGGCCGCGTCGGCCACCACCATCTGCACCGGCATCGTGAGGTACAGCGGATCGTCGCCGGGCGCGAACGGGTGACCGGGGTCCGTGTTCCACAGCCGATATGTTCCGCCACGCAGCCGGGGGCCGGCCGCCCGGCCGCCCAGACCGAAGAACCGCGCGTCGGCAGCCACCTCGGAGCGCTGCACCCACCGCGCCTCGCCCCCACCGACCGGCTCCCACCACCGGGGCGGCAGATCACGCCGCAGGGTCACACCACCGGGCGTACGCACCTCGACGGCCCCGTGCCGCGACACCATGACCGTCACCCGCTCCGCCACCACCCGCCAGCCGCCGTCCTTGTCCGGCTCCAGAACGGCCCGCGGATCCGGCTCGGGGCACCGCCCCGCGAGCGCGTACGACGGCTCCGGCCCGGCCCCGTCCCAGCCCCAGAAGACCGCCCCGTTCACATCGACGGTGACCCGCAGCGCGGACCGGCCGAACCGGACGATCCCGCCGCCGGGACCCGGCTCCACATCCACCACCGGCCCGGGCACCCGAGCCCGCTCGGCGCCCCGCGCCGGCAACCCGGCGGCGTCGGCACGCCTCCTGCGCCATGCGGCCCGTACGGTGCGCAGCCCCTGAGCCACCCCCGCCGAACCGATCGCCTTCACCGAACGCACCAGGTCACGACCGTCCATGCCGCTCACCCTGCCACTGCCCGGCCCGATCGTGTGAGCCGTTCAACTTCCGTTCACCCGTAGTGGCGGCACATGTTCACGTCGCCGCCCATCTGCGGCTCACCCTGGTGCGGAAGTCGATCACATGGCATCGTCCGTGTCAGCCGCGTCACGCGCACACCCCTGCCCGTGCGCGCCCGCCGCACACCACGCGCACCGTCCCGGGAGCCGCCCCATGACCTCAGCGAACCCCTCGCCGCTCTGGCAGCCCGACGCAGCACGCATCGCCCGGGCCAGGATCACCGCGTTCCAGTCCTGGGCGGCCGCACACCACGCGGCCCCCGCCGACGGCGGATACCCGGCCCTGCACCGCTGGTCCGTCGACGAACTCGAGACGTTCTGGAAGGCCGTCACCGAGTGGTTCGACGTGCGGTTCTCCACCCCCTACGCGCGCGTGCTCGGCGATCGCGCCATGCCCGGCGCCGAATGGTTCCCCGGCGCCACCCTCAACTACGCCGAACACGCCCTCCGCGCGGCCGACGCCCGCGCCGACGAACCGGCCCTGCTCCACGTCGACGAGACCCACGAACCGCGCCCCGTGACCTGGTCCGAACTGCGGCGCCAGGTCGGCTCCCTCACCGCCGAACTCCGCACTCTCGGCGTACGTCCCGGAGACCGCGTCAGCGGCTACCTCCCGAACATCCCGCAGGCCGTCGTCGCCCTCCTCGCCACGGCCGCCGTCGGCGGCGTCTGGACCTCCTGCGCCCCCGACTTCGGCGCCCGCAGCGTCCTCGACCGATTCCAACAGGTCGAGCCCGTCGTCCTGTTCACCGTCGACGGCTACCGCTACGGCGGAAAGGAACACGACCGTCGCGAGACCGTCGCCGAACTCCGCCGCGAACTGCCCACCCTGCGTGCCGTCGTCCACATCCCCGTCCTCGGCACCGAGGCTCCCGACGGCGCCCTGGAATGGTCCGCCCTGACCTCCGCGGACGTGCCACCGACCTTCGAACAGGTCCCGTTCGACCACCCGCTGTGGGTGCTCTACTCCTCCGGCACCACCGGCCTCCCCAAGGCCATCGTCCAGTCCCAGGGCGGCATTCTGGTCGAGCACCTCAAACAGCTCGGCCTGCACTGTGACCTCGGCCCCGAGGACCGTTTCTTCTGGTACACCTCCACCGGCTGGATGATGTGGAACTTCCTCGTCTCCGGCCTCCTCACCGGCACCACCGTCGTCCTGTACGACGGCAGCCCCGGTTACCCCGACACCGGCGCCCAGTGGCGCGTCGCCGAACGCACCGGCGCCACCCTCTTCGGTACCTCCGCCGCCTACGTCATGGCCTGCCGCAAGGCCGACATCCACCCGGGCCGCGACTACGACCTCTCCCGCGTCCAGTGCGTGGGCACCACAGGCTCCCCGCTCCCGCCCGACGGCTTCCGCTGGCTCCACGACGAGGTCCGCGAGGACCTCTGGATCGCCTCCGTCAGCGGCGGCACCGACGTGTGCTCCTGCTTCGCGGGCGCCGTCCCCACGCTCCCGGTCCACATCGGCGAACTCCAGGCCCCCGGCCTCGGCACCGACCTTCAGTCCTGGGACCCCAGTGGCAAACCCCTCATCGACGAGGTCGGCGAACTCGTCGTCACCAACCCCATGCCGTCCATGCCGATCCACTTCTGGAACGACCCCGGCGGCACCCGCTACCACGACAGCTACTTCGACACCTACCCCGGCGTCTGGCGCCACGGAGACTGGATCACCCTCACCCCCCGAGGCTCCGTCGTGATCCACGGCCGCTCCGACTCCACCCTCAACCGCCAAGGCGTCCGCATGGGCTCGGCCGACATCTACGAAGCCGTCGAACGACTTCCGGAGATCAAGGAATCCCTCGTCATCGGCATCGAACAGCCTGACGGCGGCTACTGGATGCCCCTCTTCGTCCAACTGGCCCCGGGCGCGACCCTCGACGAGGCCCTCCTCGAACGCATCAAACGGACCATCCGCGAACAGCTTTCACCCCGCCACGTCCCCGACGAGGTCATCGAGGTCCCCGGAGTCCCACACACCCTCACCGGCAAACGCATCGAGGTCCCCGTCAAACGGCTCCTCCAGGGCACCCCCTTGGAAAAGGCGGTCAACCCCGGCTCCATCGACAACCTCGACCTCCTGCGTTTCTACGAGGACCTGGCCCGCCAACGAGCCTGAACACCCTCACGGGACCGCGTTGTCAGTGCCCCCGGTTACTGTGAGTGAGCATTGATCGACTGCTCGTACAGGGGGAAGGCATGACACACACCAGCCACCAGAGCATGCGAAGGGTCCTGCGCCGCGAGATCGCGGGCACCATCGGCCTGCTGGCCGACGAGCACGACTTCACCGCGATGCGGCGCTACGCCAGCTTCACCTTCGACGACCACACGACCTATCTCCGCCAAGTGGAAGCCCTGCTCAGGACATTCGCCGCGCAGGGCAACCACACCACGGTCGCCCTCTTCGACCCGGAGGAGTACGCCGAGTTCTGCGCCGACACCGGCCTCGAACCGGACACCCCGTCCAGCCGCACCCGCTTCACCGCCGAACTCGCGGCCACTGGCGCCGCCGTCCCCTACGAAGGCCAGCCCCTGGCCGAGCTCGTACCCGACCTGATCGACGAAGCCGTCCGCCTCGCCACCTGGGAGTACGCCACCACTCTCCTCGCCCAGATCGGCGACTGCGCCTCCTGCGGCGAGGACATCGGCCGCGCCGCGTTCGCCCGTGCCATGCAGCTGCTCAAGCGCATCCTCGACACCGCCGAACCTGGCGAACGCCACCTTGTGTGCAGCGTGTCGGCCAAACCCCAGGCACTCGCCGCCGTCCTCCACGCCGACCGGAACGCCGAAGGAGTCACCCACCTCGACGAGTCCGAAGCCCTGGAGTTCGCCACGGTCCTGGCCCTCGGCATCGCCACCCGAAGCCCCGGCGGACTCGTCATGCGCACCACCACCTCGGACGCGACCGACCGCGTCTACGGCTGGCGCCTGCGCGGCGAAGGCCTCGAACCCCTCACCGCGGGGGAGGTCTTCGACGCCTACTGCACCGACATGGAGTCCGGAGATCTCGTCTCCCCGGAGTCCGGCGTCGACTACTGCACCCCACCCGACCTCGGGGACGACCTCGGCAGGCGAGGCCCGGCCGCGGACGGACACACCCACTGAACGGGCGAGGGGCGCCCCACCCACAGGTGGAGCGCCCCTCGACACCGACCGTTCGCCGCGAGCTACTCGCCCGACAGCACCGCCTGCGCCGCACTGCGAGCATCCTCGGCCGTGTCCGCCGCCCGCGCGGCAGCCGCGGCCCGCTCGCACTGCGCCAGCGTGTACTTCGCCAACGTCCCCCGCACATACGGAATCGACGCCGCACCCATGGAGAGGGAGGTGACACCCAGACCGGTCAGCACACACGCGAGCAGCGGATCCGAAGCCGCCTCGCCGCAGACCCCACAGCTCCTGCTCTCGGCCTTCGCCGCCTCGGCGGACAGCGCGACCAGGTCGAGCAGCGCGGGCTGCCACGGGTCCTGCAGCCGGGACACCGCGCCCACCTGCCGGTCGGCCGCGAACGTGTACTGCGCCAGATCGTTGGTCCCCAGCGAAAGGAACTCGACCTCCTGCAGGATCGACCTCGCGCGCAGCGCCGCCGACGGAATCTCCACCATGGCACCGAACTTGGCCCGCAGTCCCGCCTCACGACAAGCGTCGGCGAACGCCCTGGCGTCCGTGCGGTCCGCGACCATCGGCGCCATGACCTCGAGGTGGACCGGCAGACCCTCGGCTGCCTTCGCGAGGGCCGTCAGCTGCGTCCGCAGCACCTCGGGGTGGTCGAGCAGCGTCCGCAGCCCGCGCACACCGAGTGCCGGGTTCGGCTCATCGGCCGGGGTCAGGAACTCCAACGGTTTGTCGGCGCCGGCATCGAGCACCCGTACGACCACCCGCCCCTCGGGGAAGGCTTCCAGCACCTGCCGGTACGCCTCGACCTGCTTGTCCTCGGACGGCGCCGTCCTGCTGTCGTCCAGGAAGAGGAACTCCGTACGGAACAGCCCGACACCCTCGGCTCCGGCCTCCACGGCCGCCGGCACGTCGGCGGGGCCGCCCACATTGGCCAGGAGCGGAACCCTGTGCCCGTCGGAGGTCGCACCCGGCCCGCTCGACGCCGCCAGCGCGGCCTTCCGAGCCGCCGCGGCGGCTTCCAGCTCGGCCTTCTTCTCCACACTCGGGTTCACGAAGATCTCACCGGTGCTGCCGTCCACGGCGATCACCGTGCCCTCGGCAAGCTCCCCGGCCCCCGGCAGGGCAACCACGGCCGGTACCCCAAGCGCACGCGCCAGAATCGCGCTGTGACTGGTCGGCCCGCCCTCCTCGGTGACGAAACCGAGAACGAGCGTCGGGTCGAGCAGCGCGGTGTCCGCGGGAGCCAGATCACGGGCGATGAGGACATACGGCTCGTCGCTGTCCGGCACACCCGGCATGGGAACCCCGAGCAGCCGGGCGACGATACGATTCCGCACATCGTCGAGGTCGGCCACGCGCCCAGCGAAGTACTCGCCGGCTCCCGCCAGCAGGGCGCGGTACGCGGCGAAGGCGTCATAGACAGCGCGCTCCGCCGTGCTCCCCACGGCGATACGTCGCTCCACATCCGCCATCAGCTCGGGATCCTGCGCCATCAGAGCCTGGGCCTCCAGCACGGCCTGGGCCTCACCCCCGGCCAGGTTGCCGCGCGCGATCAGATCGGCGGCCACCGCGTCCACGGCCTTACGGGCGCGCCCCTGCTCGCGCTCCGCCTCCTCCGTAGGGATCTGTTTGGCGGGCGGTTCCAGCACCGCCGTTCCCATGTGCCGAACCTCGCCGATAGCCACACCGTGGCTCACACCGACGCCTCGCAGCGTTGTCTCCATCTCACCTGTCTCCGATAGTGCGGCGGCGAGCGCCCCCGCCGCCGTGGTTGTGGAACTTGCGGTCCGGTACGGCGCTGACGTCACTGCCAGCCGAAGAGCGTGCCGCCTGCCTTCACGTCGCCGTCCTCGCGGAGCTCGGAGAGGGAGTCGGTCGTGGCCTCCAGGGCCACGACGGGGCAGATCGGGGACTTGCCCGCGGCCTCGACTGCGGCAGGGTTCCAGCGCACCACGGCCTGACCCCGCTGCACGGTGTCGCCCTTGTTGACGAGCAGCTCGAAGCCCTGACCGTTCAGCTGCACGGTGTCGATACCGAGGTGCGTCAGCACCCCGTGGCCCTCACTGTCGACCACGACGAACGCATGCGGGTGCAGCGAGACGATGACTCCGTCCACGGGGGCGACAGCCGCCCCTGCCTCGCGCACGGGGTCGATCGCCGTGCCGGGGCCGACCATCGCTCCCGAGAAGACGGGGTCCGGTACCGCGGCCAGTCCGATGGCGCGTCCTGCAAGCGGGGACGTCACGGTGGTCATGGGAAGCCTCCCAGGGTGGAGATCTATAGGGACACCGTCACTGCTTGTACTGGACGGCGGGCTGATCGGCAGGGTAGGTCGGATGAGTACCCGCTCCGCACGATAGCTGCGCACTAGAGGTCTAGACCACCCCTCCAAGTGATTTGCACCTGCTCTGTGGCCCCATGTAGAGTCGTACTCCTGCCTGGGGGTGACAGACACTTCGTGTCCGTACCCGGCAGTACCAAACTCGATCAGATCCTATCCCGGGGTCATCTTCTGCATGTCTGCAGGATGGTGGTCAGGGGGCCGGAAAAACGCTGATAGAGTTTGGAACACCGAAGGGAAGCGCCCGGAGGAAAGCCCGAGAGTAGCTTGGGTGAGTACAAAGGAAGCGTCCGTTCCTTGAGAACTCAACAGCGTGCCAAAAATCAACGCCAGATATGTTGATACCCCGTCCGCCGGAATCTTTTCCGGTGGTCGAGGTTCCTTTGAAGTAAAACACAGCGAGGACGTTGTGAACGGTCGGGCTTATTCCGCCTGACTGTTCCGCTCTCGTGGTGTCGACCCGATTACGGGTAAACATTCACGGAGAGTTTGATCCTGGCTCAGGACGAACGCTGGCGGCGTGCTTAACACATGCAAGTCGAACGATGAACCGCTTCGGTGGGGATTAGTGGCGAACGGGTGAGTAACACGTGGGCAATCTGCCCTTCACTCTGGGACAAGCCCTGGAAACGGGGTCTAATACCGGATACAACACTCTCGGGCATCCGATGAGTGTGGAAAGCTCCGGCGGTGAAGGATGAGCCCGCGGCCTATCAGCTTGTTGGTGAGGTAACGGCTCACCAAGGCGACGACGGGTAGCCGGCCTGAGAGGGCGACCGGCCACACTGGGACTGAGACACGGCCCAGACTCCTACGGGAGGCAGCAGTGGGGAATATTGCACAATGGGCGAAAGCCTGATGCAGCGACGCCGCGTGAGGGATGACGGCCTTCGGGTTGTAAACCTCTTTCAGCAGGGAAGAAGCGAAAGTGACGGTACCTGCAGAAGAAGCGCCGGCTAACTACGTGCCAGCAGCCGCGGTAATACGTAGGGCGCGAGCGTTGTCCGGAATTATTGGGCGTAAAGAGCTCGTAGGCGGTCTGTCGCGTCGGATGTGAAAGCCCGGGGCTTAACCCCGGGTCTGCATTCGATACGGGCAGACTAGAGTGTGGTAGGGGAGATCGGAATTCCTGGTGTAGCGGTGAAATGCGCAGATATCAGGAGGAACACCGGTGGCGAAGGCGGATCTCTGGGCCATTACTGACGCTGAGGAGCGAAAGCGTGGGG is from Streptomyces sp. NBC_01314 and encodes:
- a CDS encoding acetoacetate--CoA ligase — encoded protein: MTSANPSPLWQPDAARIARARITAFQSWAAAHHAAPADGGYPALHRWSVDELETFWKAVTEWFDVRFSTPYARVLGDRAMPGAEWFPGATLNYAEHALRAADARADEPALLHVDETHEPRPVTWSELRRQVGSLTAELRTLGVRPGDRVSGYLPNIPQAVVALLATAAVGGVWTSCAPDFGARSVLDRFQQVEPVVLFTVDGYRYGGKEHDRRETVAELRRELPTLRAVVHIPVLGTEAPDGALEWSALTSADVPPTFEQVPFDHPLWVLYSSGTTGLPKAIVQSQGGILVEHLKQLGLHCDLGPEDRFFWYTSTGWMMWNFLVSGLLTGTTVVLYDGSPGYPDTGAQWRVAERTGATLFGTSAAYVMACRKADIHPGRDYDLSRVQCVGTTGSPLPPDGFRWLHDEVREDLWIASVSGGTDVCSCFAGAVPTLPVHIGELQAPGLGTDLQSWDPSGKPLIDEVGELVVTNPMPSMPIHFWNDPGGTRYHDSYFDTYPGVWRHGDWITLTPRGSVVIHGRSDSTLNRQGVRMGSADIYEAVERLPEIKESLVIGIEQPDGGYWMPLFVQLAPGATLDEALLERIKRTIREQLSPRHVPDEVIEVPGVPHTLTGKRIEVPVKRLLQGTPLEKAVNPGSIDNLDLLRFYEDLARQRA
- the ptsP gene encoding phosphoenolpyruvate--protein phosphotransferase; protein product: METTLRGVGVSHGVAIGEVRHMGTAVLEPPAKQIPTEEAEREQGRARKAVDAVAADLIARGNLAGGEAQAVLEAQALMAQDPELMADVERRIAVGSTAERAVYDAFAAYRALLAGAGEYFAGRVADLDDVRNRIVARLLGVPMPGVPDSDEPYVLIARDLAPADTALLDPTLVLGFVTEEGGPTSHSAILARALGVPAVVALPGAGELAEGTVIAVDGSTGEIFVNPSVEKKAELEAAAAARKAALAASSGPGATSDGHRVPLLANVGGPADVPAAVEAGAEGVGLFRTEFLFLDDSRTAPSEDKQVEAYRQVLEAFPEGRVVVRVLDAGADKPLEFLTPADEPNPALGVRGLRTLLDHPEVLRTQLTALAKAAEGLPVHLEVMAPMVADRTDARAFADACREAGLRAKFGAMVEIPSAALRARSILQEVEFLSLGTNDLAQYTFAADRQVGAVSRLQDPWQPALLDLVALSAEAAKAESRSCGVCGEAASDPLLACVLTGLGVTSLSMGAASIPYVRGTLAKYTLAQCERAAAAARAADTAEDARSAAQAVLSGE
- a CDS encoding PTS glucose transporter subunit IIA, whose amino-acid sequence is MTTVTSPLAGRAIGLAAVPDPVFSGAMVGPGTAIDPVREAGAAVAPVDGVIVSLHPHAFVVVDSEGHGVLTHLGIDTVQLNGQGFELLVNKGDTVQRGQAVVRWNPAAVEAAGKSPICPVVALEATTDSLSELREDGDVKAGGTLFGWQ